A window from Desulfurispora thermophila DSM 16022 encodes these proteins:
- a CDS encoding Hsp20/alpha crystallin family protein, protein MALIPYEPFRPLETLRRGMDRFWQDFPFAPFGLERDFTGPRVDVYETDQEVIASCEIPGLEKKEDVHINIDNGVLTISGVIQRGQEVREEQMHRRERFVGRFQRSFTLPAPVDEEKTTASYRNGILEIRMPKAKGAARRSIDVQFH, encoded by the coding sequence ATGGCCTTGATTCCCTACGAACCGTTTCGCCCTCTGGAAACCCTGCGCCGGGGAATGGATCGCTTCTGGCAGGATTTCCCCTTTGCTCCCTTTGGATTGGAGCGCGACTTCACCGGGCCGCGGGTGGATGTATATGAGACCGATCAGGAAGTGATTGCCTCCTGTGAGATTCCCGGTCTGGAGAAAAAAGAAGACGTGCACATCAACATTGACAATGGCGTGCTGACCATCAGCGGCGTCATCCAGCGGGGTCAGGAAGTGCGCGAGGAGCAAATGCACCGCCGGGAACGTTTTGTGGGGCGTTTTCAACGCTCATTTACTCTGCCGGCACCCGTGGATGAGGAAAAAACCACGGCCAGTTACCGCAACGGTATTCTGGAAATTCGCATGCCCAAGGCCAAAGGGGCGGCGCGGCGCAGCATAGATGTGCAGTTTCATTAG
- the cas10d gene encoding type I-D CRISPR-associated protein Cas10d/Csc3 produces the protein MFIYTQVLDDFVAGIIPAMVQRGYHSRPAKTAAWGEGHIDQPLLVHIQNGVFGLLQVLALLEKEGIRLVDEAGLRRAIAMYVTHDLHKMAEYAVPQDAGRSQFDQALEDYQAEIQALGLDKFADTVPAMHRAAAVSLCSPKTGDLSACPPGTALLVDLVHLADCMASMTHCQQTSVLANRLQKLLPPGRAHRYAFYYHRLDDLKGLFTNLLHRAVSQVLEENYGLYPLLYFADSTLYLGPVDRQLPVRGALLPLVEQEIFHLLLQQPPPDLSEAFDTLNIKVQSYAFLFLDAAGISTLLRQYAASNAQPGFWRKTLEKHIKDYPILQELSQQIKGDDLLKKLSQEELQRQLGMPQGWDEDITRNQAVFSTARYLAAAKRLWERLQPGADGLAELTRLLGLPAGELELVRRCIPGKYSKDKTYDDCIALAWRWLAGFSAAGRSGFSMPVDMLLNHLERIFLPAWQSMLTTQRRQELVEHELALRSGLATYLAEHLFFSWDNQQREQTGATLLSRHAEYCRPRSSAQKKFCSLCNGSIPAAMKDSSIKAGIFEGEVQTYSNRVKPTGEKGVQALVWCPVCYLEYMLRQFAGVAYAAGADRGKSDRLYLFLLPDYSFTRLGLMHFSRLLQDLGGRTRLRLRSTADKPGLPQLWLESRQGENSPVSAAWLNRLRRSWQEEAAAISEKWRQDGRRPLGDQFSLASFEQTNFFLAVYERSASQSAKDVAIPTRSEIWAKATYAALLAHLLLGVRVLVTEKPYLPVSDPGALRTALLLDGLHPVLRLLWSEQQSGRWGELHLAQLPRVLDVLAALWEVVNVLDSKDKNIARRFHTQMASPLGGATFYKEAVRQQVFVSPAFVLACRTLLDYYGGAEMDLAREIAELSMEIFLPRRGKQEGRAHRYETVFRTAVESLKKSAGFSPAEMKTLLAGTLQKRLQRLDGSDTGYLVCRGEDMAEKLSRLADLMVDELFIKRCGGSMARLNSLSNALADGIYFITDTQIAERSEKFWAARHQRGKQPAETE, from the coding sequence ATGTTTATCTACACGCAGGTACTGGACGATTTTGTGGCCGGGATTATACCGGCCATGGTGCAGCGCGGCTACCACAGCCGGCCGGCCAAAACAGCGGCCTGGGGTGAGGGACATATTGACCAGCCCCTGCTGGTGCACATCCAGAATGGAGTGTTCGGATTGTTGCAGGTGCTGGCTCTCCTGGAAAAAGAGGGTATCCGGCTGGTGGATGAAGCCGGCCTGCGCCGGGCCATAGCCATGTATGTGACGCACGACCTGCACAAGATGGCCGAATATGCTGTGCCGCAGGATGCCGGGCGCAGCCAGTTTGACCAGGCGCTGGAGGATTACCAGGCCGAAATACAGGCCCTGGGCCTGGATAAGTTTGCCGACACGGTTCCGGCCATGCACAGGGCGGCCGCGGTGTCCCTGTGCAGCCCCAAAACCGGCGACCTGAGTGCCTGCCCGCCCGGCACGGCGCTGCTGGTGGATCTGGTGCACCTGGCAGATTGTATGGCTTCCATGACCCACTGTCAGCAAACCTCAGTGCTGGCCAACCGCCTGCAAAAGCTTTTGCCGCCGGGACGGGCGCATCGCTATGCCTTTTATTATCACCGCCTGGATGACTTAAAAGGACTGTTTACCAACCTTCTGCATCGAGCCGTCAGCCAGGTGCTGGAGGAAAACTACGGTCTCTATCCCTTGCTGTATTTTGCCGACAGCACTCTTTATCTGGGCCCGGTCGACCGGCAGCTGCCCGTCCGCGGTGCATTGCTGCCTTTGGTAGAGCAGGAAATATTTCATTTGCTGCTGCAACAACCGCCACCCGATCTGAGTGAAGCCTTCGATACGCTGAACATCAAAGTGCAGAGCTATGCTTTTCTGTTTCTGGATGCTGCCGGTATCTCTACTTTGCTTCGCCAGTATGCGGCGAGCAATGCTCAGCCGGGATTCTGGCGCAAGACGCTGGAAAAGCATATTAAGGATTATCCAATATTGCAGGAACTGTCGCAGCAGATTAAAGGCGATGACCTGTTGAAGAAGCTGTCGCAGGAGGAACTGCAGCGCCAGCTGGGTATGCCGCAGGGTTGGGATGAGGATATTACCCGCAACCAGGCTGTTTTCAGTACGGCCCGCTATCTGGCCGCGGCCAAACGACTCTGGGAACGCCTGCAGCCCGGCGCTGACGGCCTGGCCGAACTCACCCGCCTTTTAGGGTTGCCGGCGGGGGAACTGGAACTGGTGCGCCGCTGCATACCGGGCAAGTACAGCAAAGACAAAACCTATGACGACTGCATCGCTCTGGCCTGGCGCTGGCTGGCCGGTTTTTCTGCTGCGGGACGCTCGGGCTTCAGCATGCCGGTGGATATGCTTTTAAACCACCTGGAAAGAATCTTCCTGCCGGCCTGGCAAAGTATGCTTACAACACAGCGGCGACAGGAACTGGTTGAGCATGAGCTGGCTCTGCGCAGCGGTCTGGCCACCTACCTGGCAGAGCACCTGTTTTTCTCCTGGGACAATCAGCAGAGGGAACAAACTGGCGCAACGCTCCTGTCACGCCATGCTGAATACTGCCGGCCGCGCAGCAGTGCCCAGAAAAAATTTTGCAGCCTGTGCAACGGCAGCATTCCTGCTGCCATGAAAGATAGCAGTATCAAGGCGGGCATTTTTGAGGGCGAGGTGCAGACGTACAGCAACCGGGTCAAGCCCACGGGGGAAAAGGGTGTTCAGGCCCTGGTCTGGTGTCCGGTTTGTTATCTGGAATATATGCTGCGCCAGTTTGCGGGCGTTGCTTACGCCGCAGGTGCCGACAGGGGTAAGTCTGATCGCCTGTATCTCTTTCTGCTGCCCGATTACTCCTTTACCCGCCTGGGGCTGATGCACTTCTCCCGTCTTTTGCAGGACCTGGGTGGTCGGACGCGCCTGCGCCTGCGCAGCACGGCGGACAAACCCGGTTTACCTCAATTGTGGCTGGAAAGCCGCCAGGGGGAAAACAGTCCGGTCAGCGCGGCCTGGCTGAACAGGTTGCGCCGCAGCTGGCAGGAAGAGGCGGCCGCCATCAGCGAAAAATGGCGGCAGGACGGCCGGCGACCCCTGGGCGACCAGTTCAGTCTGGCCAGTTTTGAACAGACCAACTTCTTTCTGGCCGTCTACGAGCGCTCGGCCTCCCAGAGTGCCAAAGACGTAGCAATCCCCACTCGCTCGGAAATCTGGGCCAAAGCTACCTATGCCGCATTGCTGGCGCATCTGCTACTGGGTGTGCGAGTGCTGGTGACGGAAAAGCCATATCTGCCAGTCAGCGACCCCGGCGCTCTGCGCACTGCCCTGCTGCTGGACGGCCTGCACCCGGTGTTGCGGCTGCTGTGGTCCGAGCAGCAAAGCGGTCGCTGGGGGGAATTGCATCTGGCCCAATTGCCCCGGGTGCTGGACGTGCTGGCCGCCCTCTGGGAAGTGGTGAATGTGTTGGACAGTAAAGATAAGAATATTGCCCGGCGTTTTCACACCCAAATGGCTTCACCGCTGGGTGGCGCTACATTTTACAAAGAAGCGGTGCGCCAGCAGGTTTTTGTCAGCCCTGCTTTTGTGCTGGCCTGCCGGACACTGCTGGATTACTATGGAGGTGCAGAAATGGATCTGGCCCGGGAGATTGCCGAACTGAGTATGGAGATTTTTTTGCCCCGCCGTGGGAAACAGGAGGGGCGGGCCCACCGTTACGAGACGGTTTTTCGCACAGCTGTAGAAAGCCTCAAGAAAAGTGCCGGATTTTCCCCGGCCGAAATGAAAACTCTGCTGGCGGGCACGCTGCAGAAGCGGTTGCAGCGCCTGGACGGAAGTGATACCGGCTATCTGGTTTGCCGGGGAGAAGACATGGCGGAAAAACTGTCCCGTCTGGCTGATTTAATGGTTGATGAGCTGTTTATCAAGCGCTGCGGTGGCAGTATGGCCCGCCTGAACAGCCTGAGCAACGCGCTGGCCGATGGCATTTATTTTATTACCGATACCCAGATAGCCGAGCGCAGTGAAAAATTCTGGGCGGCTCGCCACCAGAGAGGCAAGCAACCGGCTGAGACAGAGTAA
- the cas7d gene encoding type I-D CRISPR-associated protein Cas7/Csc2, whose translation MSKTGYQQLQLYGWVKDFLPAEIPLYPLHRYVHIFILRETKSHAIFTTEGGVLDVERVQAGLNTTGSIDRALMFKRKQIAPERRTGRALLRDAGLLEQQPGKGRGRGAKKAAVACRMMDAMCGRCPDCVLYGFAAVSGTGAQKARVLTDSAFSVRAYQDIQKNIRLNAINDSIAGGIARDGSAFSEKDHLLPQVILPCVETLQDVTPAELLYVLQNILFTTRYGAEANREGFVRNHIVAIATARSEVLSNLELTQLYYDLLSQDGQAGLASGYLEMADFLRHLPAVVKHIQDSAWGGMQLWSGAELATALAELRQIFNSEDAVGAFWQELAGQAAAYADKRGGGNGEAAGEQE comes from the coding sequence TTGAGCAAGACTGGTTATCAGCAACTGCAACTTTACGGCTGGGTGAAGGACTTTCTGCCCGCCGAAATACCCCTTTATCCCCTGCACCGCTATGTACACATTTTCATCCTCCGGGAGACCAAATCCCATGCTATTTTCACCACCGAAGGCGGTGTGCTGGATGTGGAGCGCGTCCAGGCCGGTTTGAACACTACCGGCAGTATCGACCGGGCGCTCATGTTCAAGCGCAAACAAATTGCTCCCGAGCGCCGCACCGGGCGGGCCCTGCTGCGCGATGCCGGACTTTTGGAACAGCAGCCGGGTAAAGGTCGCGGCCGGGGAGCCAAAAAAGCGGCGGTAGCCTGCCGCATGATGGACGCCATGTGCGGCCGCTGTCCCGACTGTGTGCTGTACGGCTTTGCCGCAGTGTCCGGTACCGGCGCTCAGAAGGCGCGCGTGCTTACCGATTCGGCCTTTAGTGTTCGGGCCTATCAGGACATTCAAAAGAACATCAGGTTAAATGCCATTAATGATAGCATAGCAGGGGGTATTGCTAGAGATGGCAGCGCCTTTTCCGAAAAAGATCACCTTTTGCCCCAGGTTATCCTGCCCTGCGTGGAAACCCTGCAGGATGTCACTCCGGCGGAATTGCTCTATGTGCTGCAGAACATCCTTTTTACCACCCGCTATGGAGCGGAGGCCAACCGGGAGGGCTTTGTGCGCAACCATATTGTAGCCATAGCCACGGCCCGCAGCGAGGTGCTGTCCAACCTGGAGCTCACCCAGCTCTATTACGACCTGCTCAGTCAGGATGGCCAGGCCGGTTTGGCCAGCGGCTACCTGGAAATGGCCGACTTCCTGCGCCACCTGCCGGCTGTTGTAAAACATATCCAGGATAGCGCCTGGGGAGGTATGCAGCTATGGTCGGGCGCAGAGCTGGCCACTGCCCTGGCTGAACTGCGGCAAATATTTAATAGTGAAGATGCCGTCGGCGCCTTCTGGCAGGAACTGGCCGGGCAAGCGGCTGCCTATGCCGACAAACGGGGTGGTGGTAATGGGGAAGCGGCCGGTGAGCAGGAATGA
- the cas5d gene encoding type I-D CRISPR-associated protein Cas5/Csc1, giving the protein MAISIWRARLKLLDYLFFATYERGKLAETGPFIHNYALTYALGLAGGAWYCGEQTPSYLTHFIPLNQAGCYVTPATMLQGEMVVLQYNTINEGYTLGRGRNIGYPNWGFVRAVRPGAMFDFFVLLRQERQMPAYIRLGKFMAKARVTYEPAVRVQPTAGGRWECSGLLNPLDLPVPPVHFAGALQLLPGNLLAGAVFQDEPGYEATFPGAEKIWLPARLAYLAALANGASTPGAGPAAKKRRGG; this is encoded by the coding sequence ATGGCCATTTCCATCTGGCGGGCCCGTTTAAAACTGCTGGACTATCTGTTTTTTGCCACATACGAGCGGGGCAAACTGGCGGAAACCGGCCCTTTTATCCATAACTATGCTCTCACCTATGCCCTGGGTTTGGCGGGCGGTGCCTGGTACTGCGGCGAGCAGACCCCGTCCTATCTGACACATTTTATACCTTTGAATCAGGCTGGATGTTATGTCACGCCAGCCACCATGCTTCAGGGAGAAATGGTGGTTCTGCAGTACAACACCATTAACGAAGGCTATACTTTAGGGCGAGGCCGCAACATCGGGTATCCCAACTGGGGTTTTGTGCGCGCTGTTCGTCCGGGAGCAATGTTTGATTTTTTTGTTTTACTGCGCCAGGAGCGGCAAATGCCCGCCTATATCCGCCTGGGCAAGTTTATGGCCAAAGCCCGCGTCACCTATGAGCCGGCCGTCCGGGTGCAGCCCACCGCGGGCGGGCGGTGGGAATGCAGCGGTTTGCTCAACCCCCTGGATTTGCCGGTGCCGCCGGTGCATTTTGCTGGCGCCTTGCAGCTCCTGCCCGGCAACCTGCTGGCCGGTGCGGTTTTTCAGGACGAGCCGGGCTATGAGGCTACTTTCCCCGGAGCAGAAAAGATCTGGCTGCCGGCCCGCCTGGCTTACTTAGCAGCTCTGGCCAACGGGGCGTCAACACCCGGTGCCGGGCCGGCGGCCAAAAAACGGCGGGGTGGCTAA
- the cas3 gene encoding type I-D CRISPR-associated helicase Cas3', translating into MGKPLHLTLAGLDLPVYPLPYLKETLPMAHQWQVYRAVQEALAGSRSLCIFNLSPTGAGKTMAAFAPLLLSPDMAFKAIGVYPTNDLLRDQERALQAMLNRQGLPQEQLLLLDGERLLELRRELERRSNLEVLGQVLGHWSRLVLTNPDILFLLFYRLYPQPRRTALGQQLMQRLFSEYQLLVFDEFHLYNAKQLNDVALLVGSISQLAASPHVFIFSSATPLPRFQAMLTSLDIPTLEINGLERAGSAPFRCSSGLFTGDEDTGTLPLPAGQRQVLQPVELYIQPANLLNWEGLEGIVAAYPLLEQYRERYPEARVLFVLDSVYEARALADYLHQCKGIDRQDIGEVHGFMDRRGRQEGLARPYTVGTSTIEVGIDFVGAARKDVLIFEARSASQFLQRLGRLGRGVAVDGAPLPLAIALVPPYVAAYISERMETGAVSGAALSRQELQWLVHEAYLEQHNFSGFIRQYGPLVAWHLYSELLAQQLSDTAGSLQEKMEWLLERLYGLRGQEVKALYQHYRQDGRLFPLLTFRGGNFLERLLPERNPFHLLAAVYDATDRERGFFPFKFYHLPFLLARCRGQLLTAASFQQLFQKFRQHLPAAWAQAAEHFAARLEREEPVAYWQVDGLLAQRRRVYFDLPPRYCPPAKRGQVVRLKGLRVYTDPPDLDLEDLNDQLADMWAVAWVSTVPRSQLLADYRLPPLMRLYDLTWERRNTARPFAIAFDLEAFFMSTLSTAAEVFIV; encoded by the coding sequence ATGGGAAAGCCGCTACATTTGACATTGGCCGGGCTGGATCTGCCGGTTTATCCGCTGCCCTATTTAAAAGAAACTCTGCCCATGGCCCACCAGTGGCAGGTGTACCGGGCTGTGCAAGAAGCGCTGGCCGGTTCCCGTTCGCTGTGCATCTTTAACCTTTCTCCCACCGGAGCGGGCAAGACCATGGCCGCCTTTGCCCCGCTGCTGCTCAGCCCGGATATGGCATTTAAGGCCATAGGTGTGTACCCCACCAATGACCTGCTGCGCGACCAGGAGCGGGCCTTACAGGCCATGCTGAACCGGCAGGGCCTGCCGCAAGAGCAGCTCCTGCTGCTGGACGGGGAAAGGTTGCTGGAACTGCGCCGGGAACTGGAGAGGCGCAGCAACCTGGAAGTGCTGGGGCAGGTACTGGGTCACTGGAGCCGTTTGGTGCTGACCAACCCGGACATACTCTTTTTGCTCTTCTACCGCCTGTATCCCCAACCGCGCCGCACGGCCCTGGGGCAGCAGCTTATGCAGCGCCTCTTTAGCGAATACCAGTTACTGGTTTTTGATGAGTTTCACCTGTACAATGCTAAACAGTTAAACGACGTGGCTTTACTGGTGGGCAGTATCAGTCAGCTGGCGGCTTCACCCCATGTTTTTATCTTTTCCTCGGCCACTCCTCTGCCCCGGTTTCAGGCCATGCTTACCTCTCTTGATATACCAACCCTGGAAATAAACGGTCTGGAGAGAGCTGGTTCTGCACCGTTCAGATGTTCTTCCGGCTTGTTTACTGGCGATGAAGATACTGGCACTTTGCCGCTGCCGGCCGGGCAGCGGCAGGTGCTCCAGCCGGTGGAACTGTACATTCAACCGGCCAACCTGTTGAACTGGGAGGGGCTGGAAGGTATTGTTGCAGCTTATCCTTTGCTGGAGCAATACCGTGAGCGATACCCGGAGGCCAGAGTGCTGTTTGTGCTGGACTCGGTTTACGAAGCCAGAGCCCTGGCGGATTACCTGCACCAGTGCAAGGGTATAGACCGGCAAGACATAGGCGAAGTACACGGTTTTATGGACCGGCGGGGGCGGCAGGAGGGATTGGCCCGGCCATATACTGTGGGCACGTCCACCATTGAGGTGGGTATAGATTTTGTCGGGGCAGCCCGCAAAGATGTGTTGATTTTCGAGGCCCGCTCGGCCAGCCAGTTTTTGCAGCGGCTGGGCCGGTTGGGGCGGGGCGTTGCTGTAGACGGTGCTCCCCTCCCTTTGGCCATAGCTCTGGTGCCTCCTTATGTGGCTGCCTATATTAGTGAGAGAATGGAGACCGGAGCCGTATCCGGTGCAGCGCTCAGTCGCCAGGAATTGCAATGGCTGGTGCACGAAGCCTATCTGGAGCAGCACAACTTCAGCGGGTTCATCAGGCAGTACGGGCCACTGGTGGCCTGGCATCTATACAGCGAACTGCTGGCTCAACAACTGAGTGATACCGCCGGATCCTTGCAGGAGAAAATGGAGTGGCTCCTGGAGCGGCTGTACGGCCTGCGGGGGCAAGAAGTGAAGGCACTTTACCAGCACTACCGGCAGGATGGCCGTCTCTTTCCCCTGCTCACCTTTCGGGGTGGCAATTTTCTGGAACGCCTTTTGCCGGAAAGGAATCCCTTTCACTTGCTGGCAGCGGTTTACGATGCAACAGACCGGGAAAGGGGGTTTTTCCCTTTTAAATTTTACCACCTCCCCTTTTTGCTGGCGCGCTGCCGAGGACAATTGCTAACGGCGGCAAGTTTTCAGCAGCTTTTCCAGAAGTTCAGGCAGCACCTGCCGGCCGCCTGGGCGCAGGCGGCGGAGCATTTTGCTGCTCGCCTGGAAAGAGAAGAGCCGGTAGCCTACTGGCAGGTAGATGGGCTGCTGGCCCAAAGGCGCAGGGTGTATTTTGATTTACCTCCCCGGTATTGCCCGCCGGCCAAACGGGGGCAGGTGGTGCGCCTGAAAGGTTTGCGTGTGTATACAGACCCGCCCGACCTGGATCTGGAAGATCTCAATGACCAGCTGGCAGACATGTGGGCCGTGGCCTGGGTGAGCACTGTACCCAGGAGCCAGCTGCTGGCCGACTACCGCCTGCCTCCCCTCATGCGCCTTTACGACCTCACCTGGGAGCGGCGCAATACCGCACGGCCTTTTGCCATTGCCTTTGACCTGGAGGCCTTTTTTATGAGCACTCTGAGCACTGCCGCTGAAGTGTTTATTGTTTAA
- the cas6 gene encoding CRISPR system precrRNA processing endoribonuclease RAMP protein Cas6 produces the protein MLYSMVLHFSPRQDLPLHSFPGASLHGFFFRLFRAADAAYAELLHNTPGLRPFTLSPIYGRSAGYTLPAHTPCRVRFTLLAQQAFANISRLFTGYVPMPEELHINGVPVTIEKLVTLPQMGSQWAGCSDYVTLWENAGQEEEITLLFASPTTFRQGNINIPLPVPRLVFASLARKWQHFAPGYPLHPDLNSFVEECVFPARYQLETRTLDYGRRRKYVGFTGRCTFGVLPEGRWREAGSLLIRQLNLLADFAFYAGVGQKTTMGMGQCRRLITQTGRHGDVGSDG, from the coding sequence ATGTTGTACAGTATGGTTTTGCATTTCTCTCCCCGGCAGGACCTGCCGCTGCACAGTTTTCCCGGGGCCAGTTTGCACGGCTTTTTCTTTCGCCTGTTTCGGGCCGCCGATGCCGCCTATGCGGAATTGCTGCATAATACGCCCGGCCTCAGGCCCTTTACCCTTTCTCCCATCTACGGGCGCAGTGCGGGGTATACCTTGCCCGCCCATACCCCCTGCCGGGTGCGCTTTACCCTGCTGGCCCAGCAGGCTTTTGCCAACATCAGCCGGCTTTTTACCGGCTATGTGCCCATGCCGGAAGAACTACATATCAACGGTGTGCCGGTGACGATAGAAAAACTGGTCACATTGCCACAGATGGGCAGCCAGTGGGCGGGTTGTTCGGATTACGTCACCCTGTGGGAAAATGCCGGGCAGGAGGAAGAGATTACCTTGCTTTTTGCCAGTCCCACCACCTTTCGCCAGGGCAATATTAACATTCCCCTGCCGGTGCCCCGCCTGGTTTTCGCCAGTCTGGCCCGCAAGTGGCAGCATTTTGCCCCCGGGTATCCGCTGCATCCCGATTTGAACAGTTTTGTGGAGGAATGTGTTTTTCCGGCCCGCTACCAGCTGGAAACCCGTACCCTGGATTATGGCCGGCGGCGCAAATATGTGGGCTTCACCGGGCGTTGCACCTTTGGAGTTTTGCCGGAAGGACGCTGGCGGGAAGCAGGCTCATTGCTGATCAGACAACTCAACCTGCTGGCCGATTTCGCCTTCTACGCCGGTGTGGGGCAAAAGACCACCATGGGCATGGGGCAATGCCGGCGCCTCATTACCCAAACCGGCCGGCATGGGGATGTGGGAAGCGATGGATGA
- the cas4 gene encoding CRISPR-associated protein Cas4 has product MDETDRGKQFTLAFGLCGNVREREQEREWSEEELVPISALNQYSYCPRRCFYIHVSGEFMDNEHTVAGTFLHERVHSEKDSVRGDILELRSRYLFSRKYGLVGRADLIEVSAGEYRPVEYKKGRRGDWDNDEVQLCAQALALEEALGRPVPEGYIYYAASGRRKKVLLDEQLRQRTVRLIEDVRQLLVSQSMPPAVYGPRCRGCSVYPVCLPAEVERLKKSVSRTED; this is encoded by the coding sequence ATGGATGAAACTGACCGGGGCAAGCAATTTACCCTGGCTTTCGGGCTGTGTGGAAATGTGAGGGAAAGAGAGCAGGAAAGGGAGTGGAGCGAAGAAGAGCTGGTGCCCATTTCGGCCCTGAACCAGTACAGCTACTGCCCGCGGCGCTGTTTTTACATCCATGTCAGCGGTGAATTTATGGATAATGAGCACACCGTGGCCGGCACATTTTTGCACGAGCGGGTGCACAGTGAAAAGGACAGTGTGCGGGGCGATATACTGGAGTTGCGTTCACGTTATTTGTTTAGCAGAAAATATGGCCTGGTAGGCCGGGCGGATTTAATTGAGGTAAGTGCCGGTGAATACCGGCCGGTGGAATACAAAAAGGGGCGGCGCGGGGACTGGGATAACGATGAAGTACAGCTCTGTGCCCAGGCTCTGGCGCTGGAAGAAGCCCTGGGCCGGCCAGTGCCGGAGGGTTATATATACTATGCCGCCAGTGGCCGGCGCAAAAAGGTACTGCTGGACGAGCAATTGCGCCAGCGCACTGTGCGACTGATTGAGGATGTGCGGCAACTTCTGGTCAGTCAGTCGATGCCCCCGGCCGTATACGGGCCGCGCTGCCGGGGCTGCAGTGTGTACCCCGTATGTCTGCCGGCCGAGGTGGAGCGTTTGAAAAAAAGTGTTTCCAGAACGGAGGATTAG
- the cas1d gene encoding type I-D CRISPR-associated endonuclease Cas1d: MAALYLMEQGAVVRKVDQRVVVELEGRTVQDIPLIKIDQVVIFGRVTVTAAATAMFLEHGIEVVYLTAYGKFLGRLQPPAPKNCLLRVAQYRASLDGAASAWLARCFVRGKIKNMLYVLQRSRREGAAIDEIFIQEIKKALKALEGAANVDAIRGVEGVASAVYFKAFGEMIKKDFSFAGRVKRPPTDPVNSLLSLGYTLLAKDMTSAVNTVGLDPYMGFLHRQRYGRTSLALDLMEEFRPVVVDTLVLACINKGILKPEDFHREFGGAVYLQEEARKKFLVQYETKKNSEIRHPVFNYQASYRRCMDLQARLLAKHLTGEIDEYPPLVWR; encoded by the coding sequence GTGGCGGCGCTGTACCTGATGGAACAGGGGGCCGTGGTGCGCAAAGTGGACCAGCGCGTGGTGGTGGAACTGGAAGGCCGCACTGTGCAGGACATCCCTTTAATTAAAATAGATCAGGTGGTGATCTTTGGTCGGGTCACCGTAACCGCCGCGGCTACGGCCATGTTTTTAGAACATGGAATAGAGGTGGTTTATCTTACTGCTTACGGTAAGTTCCTGGGCCGGCTGCAGCCGCCTGCGCCTAAAAACTGTCTTTTGCGCGTAGCCCAGTACAGAGCTTCGCTGGATGGGGCGGCCAGCGCCTGGCTGGCCCGGTGTTTTGTGCGGGGAAAGATAAAAAACATGCTCTATGTGCTGCAGCGTTCCCGCCGGGAGGGCGCTGCTATTGATGAAATTTTTATTCAGGAAATCAAGAAGGCACTCAAAGCATTGGAAGGTGCTGCCAATGTAGATGCAATCAGAGGAGTAGAGGGAGTGGCCTCTGCCGTCTACTTTAAGGCCTTCGGCGAAATGATCAAGAAAGATTTTTCTTTTGCCGGCAGGGTGAAGCGGCCACCCACCGACCCGGTGAACAGTCTGCTCAGTCTGGGCTATACTTTGCTGGCCAAAGACATGACCAGTGCGGTAAATACAGTGGGACTGGATCCTTACATGGGCTTTTTGCACCGCCAGCGCTACGGGCGTACATCGCTGGCCCTGGATTTGATGGAAGAATTTCGCCCGGTGGTAGTGGATACACTGGTGCTGGCCTGCATTAATAAAGGTATACTCAAACCGGAAGATTTTCACAGGGAGTTTGGCGGGGCGGTATATTTACAGGAAGAAGCCAGGAAAAAATTTCTTGTCCAGTATGAGACCAAGAAAAACAGCGAAATAAGGCATCCAGTGTTCAATTACCAGGCCAGTTACCGCCGCTGCATGGACTTGCAGGCCAGGTTGCTGGCCAAGCACCTGACGGGGGAAATAGATGAATATCCGCCACTGGTGTGGCGATGA
- the cas2 gene encoding CRISPR-associated endonuclease Cas2 — MVVAYDVQDDKRRNKVHKILKNYGQWMQFSVFECQKLSKEQFLRLRYQLEKHIKPAEDSVRYYILCEGCAGKVIRIGGEELRREDVFLV; from the coding sequence GTGGTTGTAGCCTACGATGTGCAGGACGATAAGCGGCGCAACAAAGTGCATAAAATACTGAAAAACTACGGCCAGTGGATGCAGTTCAGTGTCTTTGAATGCCAGAAACTGAGCAAAGAGCAGTTTTTGCGCCTGCGCTACCAGCTGGAAAAGCATATTAAACCGGCGGAGGACAGTGTTAGGTACTATATCCTTTGTGAAGGATGTGCTGGTAAGGTGATTCGAATTGGTGGTGAAGAACTGCGCCGGGAGGATGTGTTTTTGGTATGA